ATGTGCCGGCTGCGGAGATCGAGCGGATGCGGACCGACTGAGCGAGTCCTGATCACCGCTGGACACTCGCTGCGGCGAGGAGATCCGTCCTTCGTCAGGATGACCTCCGTAGGTGACGGTGGCGGTGGGCGATTCATCGACCGTCAGTTGGAAGATGTCTGGGCGGGCGTAGTGCCCGATGACATCGAGGTCGAATTTGCCACGGGCGATCTCGCGCAGGTCGAGATCGGCGGTAAGGATGGTTTCCCCCTCGTAGTCTGGACCGGCGATGATCTCGCCGAG
This DNA window, taken from Thermomicrobiales bacterium, encodes the following:
- a CDS encoding nitrilase-related carbon-nitrogen hydrolase, whose protein sequence is IYCAPTADARDSWLASMRHIATEGRCFVLSCNQYALRSDYPDDYDTSFSNEPDAVYSRGGSCIVNPLGEIIAGPDYEGETILTADLDLREIARGKFDLDVIGHYARPDIFQLTVDESPTATVTYGGHPDEGRISSPQRVSSGDQDSLSRSASARSPQPAHPSYRPESTASGPS